One window of the Leishmania panamensis strain MHOM/PA/94/PSC-1 chromosome 16 sequence genome contains the following:
- a CDS encoding hypothetical protein (TriTrypDB/GeneDB-style sysID: LpmP.16.0740) — MAQSALYPSEHRTLRVLELACPDSDADLRENCAYLVSQRRMTIDEAIDYVKGEEVKGKNSAATLMTTTAPSRARVTTTGATRGTVAVPVVAPEASLRSSSRLNRPPPACPRPRACECESSEAGDDNVWGAYPHGYRSASTQPSTTTESTTAATCAVPASVRSAAAPPMPADTPDEIRTSAHRTTRQQYPQRVSALTVAPPVGETSPQSLLKGQGERCISDGTAGTVTAPGADASPLRSLGRLGQSDSEPHVLREASVPIVEDAERVNGSSAPLASRPGRDAYKGGAATAKASPASLPQRRPLPPWSSVLLSSAYPGRNEGAADDDAALKAAGQRDAEDGGYCNTEPLLSELKQATEEERAAFESQQADMMYYWYREETSMFDHCLSRYGPGQVLFFTTSMTGERAVRDHCRLMQNLLFIKLIPHHTIDIADSEFFQRRVRRLCADATGTHHMPRMPLLFVDTTLIGDLVTVQELEDCGELDAKLIEAGCRVLRRRVLDAYGRRRAGLVAVPLMLPVNKRPAAMSVDPGRPSSTAPVGVSRPNVTLGRRAVTGGGKL, encoded by the coding sequence ATGGCGCAGTCCGCTCTCTACCCCTCGGAGCATCGCACTCTACGGGTGCTCGAACTCGCCTGCCCCGACTCTGACGCAGACTTGCGCGAGAACTGCGCTTACCTTGTATCGCAGCGTCGCATGACGATCGACGAAGCAATCGACTATGTGAAGGGCGAGGAGGTAAAGGGCAAGAACTCCGCCGCCACATTGATGACTACCACGGCACCGTCGCGCGCAAGAGTGACAACAACAGGTGCAACGCGAGGCACAGTGGCAGTGCCAGTCGTAGCGCCGGAAGCCTCCTTACGCAGCTCGTCAAGGTTAAACCGACCACCGCCGGCCTGTCCACGCccgcgtgcgtgtgagtgcgagagcagcgaggcggGCGACGACAACGTCTGGGGTGCTTATCCTCACGGGTACCGGTCAGCAAGCACGCAGCCTTCGACGACCACGGAAAGcacaacggcagcgacaTGCGCGGTGCCTGCATCGGTGagatcagcggcagcaccgccaatGCCGGCGGACACGCCTGACGAGATTCGCACGTCGGCTCACCGTACGACACGCCAGCAGTACCCCCAGAGGGTATCAGCTctgacggtggcgccgcctGTGGGAGAGACGAGCCCCCAATCGCTGCTGAAAGGGCAGGGCGAACGCTGTATCTCGGATGGCACCGCTGGCACTGTGACCGCGCCAGGAGCGGACGCGTCGCCCTTACGTAGTCTAGGGCGACTGGGCCAGAGCGACAGTGAGCCGCACGTCCTTCGCGAGGCTTCCGTTCCCATAGTCGAGGACGCGGAGCGGGTTAATGGATCGAGCGCGCCACTTGCGTCGAGGCCGGGGCGGGATGCGTACAAGGGTGGCGCGGCGACAGCTAAAGCCTCTCCTGCGTCTCTTCCTCAGAGacggccgctgccaccctGGTCCTCGGTGCTGCTTTCTTCAGCCTACCCCGGTCGCAACGAGGGCGCAGCAGACGATGACGCAGCGCTCAAGGCGGCGGGacagagagatgcagaggATGGGGGTTACTGCAACACCGAGCCGCTGCTATCGGAGCTGAAGCAGgccacggaggaggagcgtgCCGCCTTCGAGTCACAGCAGGCTGACATGATGTACTACTGGTACCGTGAGGAAACCTCCATGTTTGACCACTGCCTCTCACGCTACGGGCCAGGGCAGGTGCTGTTCTTCACGACGAGCATGACCGGCGAGCGCGCGGTGCGTGATCATTGCCGGCTTATGCAGAACTTGCTCTTCATCAAGCTCATCCCACACCACACGATTGACATCGCCGATAGCGAGTTCTTTCAGCGGCGTGTGCGACGCCTCTGCGCAGATGCCACCGGGACGCACCACATGCCAAGGATGCCGCTTCTTTTCGTGGACACGACGCTGATCGGCGACCTCGTCacggtgcaggagctggaggactGTGGTGAGCTGGATGCAAAGTTGATCGAGGCTGGCTGCcgggtgctgcggcggcgcgtccTCGACGCGTATGGACGCAGGCGAGCCGGTCTCGTGGCTgtgccgctgatgctgccCGTGAATAAGAGGCCTGCTGCAATGAGTGTTGACCCCGGGAGGCCTTCTTCTACTGCCCCTGTCGGCGTTTCGAGACCAAACGTAACGTTAGGCCGTCGCGCCGTCACCGGTGGGGGGAAACTATAA